CCTGTGTTATCTAACTGACAGGGCTTATTTTACTGTCTCCCTGTGTTATCTAACTGACAAGGCTTATTTTCACTGTCTCCCTGTGTTAACTAACTGACAGCCGTTGTTGTGTCTGTGTCATTGCAGGAGCCCGTGGTTTAACGGCTGGGGGTTCAACCTGCCCAGGGGCCAGTCTCTGCTGGATAAATGGAACCAAGTCCCTGATGGCATTGACATCCTCATGACCCACTGCCCTCCCTCGGTGAGtcgaatcaaccaatcacattcacAACCTCATCACCATGCCTAATGGGGCCGCCTCATTATTTAAATCCATCCGAATATATTCGTTAGGTTGCATGTATTACTTGATAGCTACCTATACATAACTAGCTACCTAGAATAAAATGTGTTTAAGAAAATTCATTAAAAGTCTTAAAAGCAATACAAATCCATTTGTACACTGCATCAGCTTTGCATAATCATCTCAGCCCTCCTCCCTGCAGAGTTCTAACGTTCCGACCACTCTGGTTCAACGTTCCCGACCACCGGTTCTAACGTTCCCTACCCCCTGGTTCTAACGTTCCCGACCCCTCTGGTTCTAACGTTCCCGACCACTCTGGTTCTAATGTTCCCACCACTCTGGTTCTAACGTTCCCGACCACTCTGGTTCTAACGCTCCCGACCACTCTGGTTCTAACGCTTCCCGACCACTCTGGTTCTAACGCTCCCCGACCACTCTGGTTCTAACGCTCCCGACCACTCTGGTTCTAACGCCCTCCCGACCCCTCTGGTTCTAACGCTCCCGACCCTCTGGTTCTAACGCTCCCGACCACTCTGGTTCTAATGTTCCCCACCACTCTGGTTCTAACGTTCCCGACCACTCTTGGTTCTAACGCTCCCCGACCACTCTGGTTCTAACGCTCCCGACCATCTGGTTCTAACGCTCCCCACCACTCTGGTTCTAACGCTCCCGACCCCTCTGGTTCTAACGCTCCCGACCCCTCTGGTTCTAACGCCCCCGACCACTCTGGTTCCAATGTTCCCGACCACTCTGGTTCTAACGCTCCCCGACCACTCTGGTTCTAACGTTCCCGACCACTCTGGTTCTAACGCCCCGACCACTCTGGTTCTAACGTTCCTGACCACTCTGGTTCTAACGTTCCCGACCACTCTGGTTCTAACGTTCCCGACCACTCTGGTTCTAACGTTCCCGACCACTCTAGTTCTAATGTTCCCGACCACTCTGGTTCTAACGTTCCCGACCACTCTGGTTCTAATGTTCCCGACCACTCTGGTTCTATATTTGACAGTGGAACTTTGTTTACTCCCTCAGTAGAAAATTATTTGGTTTTCTTTAGCTGTTTAGCTTCAGTTGTTTTCCTTAGTTGTAGAGCTTCAGTGGTTGAGCTTCAGTTGATGAGCTTCAGTTGTTTAGCTTCAGTTGTTTTCCTTAGTTGTTGAGCTTCAGTTGTTTAGCTTCAGTTGTTGAACTTCAGTTGTTGAGCTTCAGTTGATGAGCTTCAGTTTTTTAGCTTCAGTTGTTTTCCTTAGTTGTTGAGCTTCAGTTGTTGAGCTTCAGTTGTTTTAGCTTCAGTTGTTTAGCTTCAGTTGTTTAGCTTCAGTTGTTTAGCTTCAGTTGTTTAGCTTCAGTTGTTTTCCTTAGTTGTTTAGCTTCAGTTGTTTTAGCTTCAGTTGTTTAGCTTCAGTTGTTTAGCTTCAGTTGTTTTCCTTAGTTGTTTAGCTTCAGTTGTTTTAGCTTCAGTTGTTTAGCTTCAGTTGTTTAGCTTCAGTTGTTTTCCTTAGTTGTTTAGCTTCAGTTGTTTTCCTTAGTTGTTTAGCTTCAGTTGTTGAGCTTCAGTTTTTTAGCTTCAGTTGTTGATCATCAGTTGTTGATCATCAGTTGTTGATCATCAGTTGTTGATCATCAGTTGTTGAGCTTCAGTTGTTGAGCTTCAGTTGTTGAGCTTCAGTTGTTCTTGTTCCTCTGTGTCTTTCTATTCTGTGTCTGGCattattgactgatttccttcctCTCGCCTGCTACTGCTGCGGGTGCTGTTTGATTGCATGGAAACTCGATTTCGCACCAGTGTGACAGATGCAGGAAACGATTGGCTGGGGCTGAGCTAAGGCTGGGGCTAAGCTAAGGCTGGGGCTGGAGCTTTGGCTAAGCTaaggctggggctggagctggggctaaGCTAAGGCTGGTGCTGGTGCTGGAGTAGGGataaagggagaaagggagagaggaagagagaggtaggaCGGGGATAAGACTTTACCTACGGAAAATAGAAAAGGTGCAAAGCTTTACCCAGTAACTATTGTGCTTAGTTATTGTTGCTGTCTTATGTAGGTTTGTTGTCTTTCTTGCGTGTTTGCAGGGTTCAGAGACTGGGTTCCTAAGGAGCTGCAGAGGGTGGGCTGTGTGGAGCTGCTCAACACGGTCCAGAGGAGGGTCCGACCCAAACTCCATGCCTTCGGAGGaatacatgaaggtcagtcaggatcccatatacacacacaccctattaCGACCCAGGGTAGAAGTAGGGatggattagagagagagagagagagagagagatgggttgttGTGGGTTTGTGTTCAATACTTTCTCCTGCTCAGAGTTTGGCCTTGAGTCATTACCAGGACTACACCACGGGGTGTTAGTGACAGTTAGGGACATTATGGATGTAAACATGGATGGGGGTGGTGGTGTTAGGGACATTATGGGGTAGACATCGATGGGGGTGGTGGTGTTAGGGACATTATGGGGTAGACAGGGATGGGGTGGTGGTGTTAGGGACATTATGGATGTAAACATGGATGGGGTGGTGGTGTTAGGGACATTATGGGGTAGACAGGGATGGGGTGGTGGTGTTAGGGACATTATGGTGGTAGACAGGGATGGGGTGGTGGTGTTAGGGACATTATGGGGTAGACAGCGATGGGGGTGGTGGTGTTAGGGACATTATGGATGTAAACATGGATGGGGTGGTGGTGTTAGGGACATTATGGTGGTAGACAGGGATGGGGTGGTGGTGTTAGGGACATTATGGGGTAGACAGCGATGGGGGTGGTGGTGTTAGGGACATTATGGATGTAAACATGGATGGGGGTGGTGGTGTTAGGGACATTATGGGGTAGACAGCGATGGGGTGGTGGTGTTAGGGACATTATGGGGTAGACAGGGATGGGGTGGTGGTGTTAGGGACATTATGGATGTAAACATGGATGGCGGGTGGTGTTAGGGACATTATGGGGTAGACAGGGATGGGGTGGTGGTGTTAGGGACATTATGGGGTAGACAGGGATgggggtggtggtgttggggactgGGTAGGGGTAGACAGGGATGGGGTGGTGGTGTTAGGGACTGGGTAGGGGTAGACAgggatggaggtggtggtgttggggactgggtaggggtagacagggatggggggtggtggtgttggggactgggtaggggtagacagggatgggggtggtggtgttggggactgggtaggggtagacagggatggaggtggtggtgttggggactgggtaggggtagacagggatggaggtggtggtgttggggactgGGTAGGGGTAGACAGGGATGGAGGTGGTGATGTTGGGGACTGGGTAGGGGTAGACAgggatggaggaggtggtgttgggGACTGGGTAGGGGTAGACAgggatggaggaggtggtgttgggGACTGGGTAGGGGTAGACAGGgatggaggttgtggtgttgggGACTGGGTAGGGGTAGAGCAGGGATGGagggtggtggtgttggggactgggtaggggtagacagggatgggggtggtgttgttggGGACTGGGTAGGGGTAGACAGGGATGGGGTGGTGCTGTTGGGGACTGGGTAGGGGTAGACAgggatggaggtggtggtgttggggactgggtaggggtagacagggatgaggtggtgttggggactgggtaggggtagacagggatggaggtggtggtgttggggactgggtaggggtagacagggatggaggtggtggtgttggggactgggtagggatagacagggatggaggtggtggtgttggggactgggtaggggtagacagggatggaggtggtggtgttggggactgggtaggggtagacagggatggaggtggtggtgttggggactgGGTAGGGGTAGACAGGGAAGGGGTGGTGCTGTTGGGGACTGGGTAGGGGTAGACAgggatggaggtggtggtgttggggactgGGTAGGGGTAGACAGGGATGAGGTGGTGTTGTTGGGGACTGGGTAGGGGTAGACAGGgatggaggttgtggtgttgggGACTGGGTAGGGGTAGACAGGGATGGGGTGGTGGTGTTAGGGACTGGGTAGGGATAGACAGGGATGGGGTGGTGCTGTTGGGGACTGGGTAGGGGTAGACAGGGATGGAGGTGGTGATGTTGGGGACTGGGTAGGGGTAGACAgggatggaggtggtggtgttggggactgGGTAGGGGTAGACAGGGATGGAGGTGGTGATGTTGGGGACTGGGTAGGGGTAGACAgggatggaggtggtggtgttggggactgGGTAGGGGTAGACAGGGATGAGGTGGTGTTGTTGGGGACTGGGTAGGGGTAGACAgggatggaggtggtggtgttggggactgGGTAGGGGTAGACAGGGATGGAGGTGGTGATGTTGGGGACTGGGTAGGGGTAGACAgggatggaggtggtggtgttggggactgggtagggatagacagggatggaggtggtggtgttggggactgggtaggggtagacagggatggaggtggtggtgttggggactgGGTAAGGGTAGACAGGGATGGAGGTGCTCACCAGATGAGACCTACAGTATACCTCCCACCCTCCTCTTTCTACCTCCTTCCTTCCTTTATGTTTTTATTAAAGGTGTAGAAATGAGGAGTTCAGAGGAGAGACAATTAAAGAAATCTCTCGGAAAGGAACGCACCCTGTGGGGTTTTGATTAGTCAGTTAGACAATACGGTTTCTCACTTCACGTCCAATGTTGATGATCCGTTGGACTTCCCCGTAGCGTGTGCTGATGATGCGTTCTCcctccacagggtatggcatcaTGACTGACGGCTGCACGACGTTCATCAACTCCTCCACGTGCACGGTCAGCTTCCAGCCCACCAACCCCCCAATCGTGTTCGACCTGCCCAACCCCTCCTCCAGCTCTTGAGAATGACCTCTGACCCAGAGGGTGAAGTGGGGGTGCGGGGTTGTTCGTCAGAATaaactactttttttttttctaacAAATAATGTCTAAATAGTTATACTAAGTGTTTCTCTCAAATATTGTTCTTTTGTAAGCTGTAAAGTGAAAAAGTGTGGGGAGGGTATAGGGTTAGGGGtgggatgggtgggtgggtgggtgggcagGTAATAGGGTGCTGAGTGGTTATACAATCTAGCTATTGAAGAAAAAGCAGTCGGATCTGTAAGATAAATGATGCTTTGTGAATTTGTACAATTTCATTAGTTTTTGGGGTTTGTGTTTGCTGGAAACATCGGTATTGGATGCCATTGTTGATTTTGAACGTCCTTGTTTTTTGTGTTCGGTTTCATTTTGTTTTCCTGGACAATTCTGctttctgattggctgacagGGACGATGCCTTAAACTAGCTTTACGTTCTCAGCTAGAGCCTCACTCTCGCAAGCTCAGAGAAAGACCTTATTTATTGTTAACCCAATCAAACTACACCACACAGAGCAGGGAAAGAAATCTAGCAAATGATACGCTTGAGATAACTCTAACATCTACCATCTGCAATTCTGATACATGTGGAGAAAATAAAGTATGTATATTTATATAGATACTGTATTCATGTTGTAAAATATCTGTACTAAAAGTTGTTGGTTCAAAACATCCTTTTGGGATTTTCTTTCTTGTGTCTTTGCCTGGATTTGATTTAGCTTCTTCCTTTGCCACTCCCATCAAATGTTCTACAAACGTTTCTTTAATGTTCATGTTTTACTCCCACTGTTAGGGTCTTTGAGTGCTATTGGGGGTGGAGGCTTTTGTTCCAGTCCAGCAGGAACACACATCACCCTATATAATGTAGTTGTTTATTTGATGGAGGTtttttagtgctgggctggaacaaaagcctgcccaGGTCAGAGTTGGAGGCCCCTAAGGTAGAGGTTCATGGATGAGAGAGGAAATGTTTTTAGAGTTTAAGACTCAATATCCGACAGGTGGTGGGGGTTGGTTTTCTTTTACAACACACCTGCCTAAAAAAGTTTTAGTTGTCCTTTCGATTGTAAATCTGATAGTGTTTGTGTTTTTATAGCTTTCTTCTCATTTTGCACTGTGTGTAAATGCAATCTTGCTAGCACAAAATAATGTTGCCAAAAGCTGTCTCAACTTTGCAACTGTAAATGCTCATTTGCGCTCTGTTTTCTTTCTCTAGCTATTTGTCTCTTCTGTTTCTCTGGCTGGTAGTTTCTTCCTTGTAGGTctggtctctctttctttcagttCATTGTGATATATTTAGCTGCTTTTATATGCAAATAAAATTGCAAGATTTTTACTTAAGAAGCATTGTCTTGTTGTTGATCAATCATACAGTACTCCACCACGACTGGTATATCCTTAATTTGAAATCATAAAAAAATGTGCAATGTATAATCATGCTAGTATAAATAGCTTTAAATTGGTTTGAAGTCATTACCGGACAGCAGCTCTATTGTAAATTCTCCTgccttttgaagtgatttgtgGTTTTATATTAAGGATGCTCAGTGTTTATCTGTCATTGTAGCTATTTTCTATCTGAAAGTTAATGTTGAATATGGTTATTTATTTCCTCACTGGAGAAACTGGATTCTGATGTTTGAAATGATAGAGGTTTACTTGGGTGAATCTATGCCCCTCCTAGGGTACTTTTAGACaggacttacatttacattacatttacgtcatttagcagacgctcttatccagagcgacttacaaataggtgcattcaccttatagccagtgggatcaccacttcacaatgtgtttttttttggggggttagggtttgggttggggtaaggggggtgtagaaggattactttatcctatcccaggtattccttaaagaggtggggtttcaaatgtctccggaaggtggtgagtgactccgctatcctggcgtcgtgagggagcttgttccaccattggggtgccagagcagcgaacagttttgacattGGCTATAGAAATATCCATCCCctttgtcatgagcactctctctccctggtagcaacattaattgcattcaattatcttccactctgctcacctccctctctctactcagcctaactagctccacctgccctgctctgctcttgttacctggccagctgcactgcatttcccactcaccatcctcaccttgcctcactctgttctaattactctgccagctgaactgcatttccccactacctctcccagtatatcaagcccctggttttcagccaagccctgtcagatcgtcttcaaacccggaccagtaacctgcccgtctgcgctctgactcctgcttgtgataccgatcctttcttgactgcctccttgttctactgcccccgtctatcccaacctgccttctggaccctcgactactctccgatcttcagcccctccggtctccgaccaccagatgagcgtgcccagacgcttcaccaccctcagcccgatacgccgctccatcactggggaacacacacactaagcacttggactggacacccccggacatttggtgacccccggagcacaggtacccacaggaggaccctgaaagacccctgacacccctgggactcctcttccgcctgtaaccttgaataaagaactctgaatttgaacttgcgtttgggtcctcttctgttcgtgacagaacgatctgaccatcatggacccagcgcacccccgaccacgatggaggaagagccagagaggactgccctacagcgactggaacgccctgagggagacataaatcggatggctggcgacatcgcttccttctccagctattcaaccagcagcaacaacagttccaactgcagcaacaacagctagcccaagccctgcaactaccctcaagcccggctactccacctgcaccccccctggtcctttgTTCCTGTaacaccgatactccttcatccctctccgctggaggtcccaatgctgcaggcccggcagtgctgccaccagatccccacgcctcctgaaccaaggattgggaacccggaacgttttgatggcaaccagaagcaagtaagaccattcttgagcagctgccgaatccagtttgcactacagcccaggactttctcaacagagggagccaaggtggggtatgtcatcacacatctcaccggtcgagctcggttgtggggaacggggAATTCGaccgcaaaccccagcctgtgcctccttcagtgcctttgaggaggagatgttaaaggtctttgacctaggctcgccaacagccgaagcgtcacaagctctgctcaccatccgtcagggcaatcggacagtggcagacttctccattgactttcgcaCCCTGGCCAGTCACAGCTCgcttaacccagaggcactggtgcaagcctttcCTCCATAGCggggactatatcaaggacgaagcttgtttcccatgaccgccctcaacgcttgatgccgccattgaccttgctgCCGTGATTGACCGGATACAGacccgggaggagggagaagggccgtctcagtcaacctgccatccgtatcggtcgataccgcttctgtccagcccctgcctgtcaagtcccatagccaactcaatcagcctgagcccatggagattggccgtgcctctctgactcccgaggagcgggGCGCCgcctaagctccaacctttgcctctactgtggtggcgagaatcaccgtgtcgctacttgtccggcaaaagccgcagctcaccaggtgtaggggagatccgggtgagctcaacaagccttcagtctcctccatccgaaagaccctgcttcatctccgccttcagctttctgacaagactcatacattggccgcccttgtggattccggagccgaagcaaacatcatggacccgagcttgcacagcaactgggcgtgaaccatcatcaactgacacaacccattcctgcacgcagccctggatgggcatcatcttggcacgtcactcatatctccgccctgtgacaatcctgctgtcaggaaaccaccaggagtccatccagtttcacctcctacactcacctggccaaccactcattcttggatacccgtggctccgccagcacaaccccccacatcgactgggagacaggaacagtccgtgagtggggaaggagttgtcaccagacctgtttaaggggggccacctgCCCgctcaccgggaaggatctagcgctacctccgacatatccaatgttccggcctgttaccacagcctgaaagaggtgttcaacaaatccaaggcgacatctctacccccacacagaccctatgactgcgccgattgatctcctgcctggcacagcacctcccaagggtcgctctgtattcactgtcagccccggaaagaaaggccatggaggactacattaatgactctctttgcctccgggataattagggACCGTTGCCTTCcctcgcaggagcgggattcttctttgtcggcaaga
This genomic window from Coregonus clupeaformis isolate EN_2021a unplaced genomic scaffold, ASM2061545v1 scaf3995, whole genome shotgun sequence contains:
- the LOC123490443 gene encoding metallophosphoesterase MPPED2-like, translating into SPWFNGWGFNLPRGQSLLDKWNQVPDGIDILMTHCPPSVCCLSCVFAGFRDWVPKELQRVGCVELLNTVQRRVRPKLHAFGGIHEGYGIMTDGCTTFINSSTCTVSFQPTNPPIVFDLPNPSSSS